A stretch of the Actinomycetota bacterium genome encodes the following:
- a CDS encoding GNAT family protein yields MTRLAGDRVTLRAYHDDEAPILVSTWADAEWFAPKGTRPRELAERVRERIRRSGSFSEGVIILAIENDGRLVGEVQARQPVNGLPPGVFELGIEVFEDGDRGQGLGADAVVAIARHLFDDEGAHRVQLTTDVGNAAMRRVAERLGFAFEGVLRSFMPEADGPHDYAMYGFTRRDYEERNRAWI; encoded by the coding sequence GTGACACGACTCGCCGGCGATCGAGTCACGCTCCGCGCCTACCACGACGACGAGGCGCCGATCCTTGTGTCGACCTGGGCCGACGCAGAGTGGTTCGCCCCCAAGGGCACGAGGCCGAGGGAGCTCGCCGAGCGGGTGCGCGAACGCATCCGACGTTCGGGCTCGTTCTCGGAGGGTGTGATCATCCTCGCGATCGAGAACGACGGGAGGCTCGTCGGCGAGGTGCAGGCACGGCAACCGGTCAACGGCTTGCCGCCCGGCGTCTTCGAGCTCGGCATCGAGGTCTTCGAGGACGGCGACCGCGGGCAAGGCCTGGGTGCCGACGCGGTGGTCGCGATCGCGAGGCATCTCTTCGACGACGAGGGCGCGCACCGGGTGCAGCTCACGACCGACGTCGGGAACGCCGCGATGCGGCGCGTGGCCGAGCGGCTCGGCTTCGCGTTCGAGGGCGTGCTGCGCTCGTTCATGCCCGAGGCCGACGGTCCCCACGACTACGCGATGTATGGCTTCACGAGGCGGGACTACGAGGAACGGAACCGCGCATGGATCTGA
- the dnaK gene encoding molecular chaperone DnaK → MARAVGIDLGTTNSVVAVLEAGEPVVVPNAEGSRTTPSVVGFSKNNEILVGEVAKRQAITNPDRTIRSVKRHMGDKGWAIDVDGKGWTAQEVSAQILLKLKRDAEAYLGDTVTQAVVTVPAYFDDAQRQATKEAGQIAGLEVLRIINEPTAAALAYGLDKQDTEQTVLVFDLGGGTFDVSLMEIGEGVFEVKATHGDTHLGGDDWDQRVIDWLVTEFKNAHGVDLGKDRMALQRLKEAAEKAKIELSQVAETTINLPFITATADGPLHMEQKLTRSEFERMTEDLVERCRTPFEQAIADWGKPAEQIDHIILVGGSTRMPMIQELVKKLTGGKEPHKGVNPDEVVAVGAAIQAGVLKGDVKDILLLDVTPLTLGVETKGGIFTKLIERNTTIPTRKSEIFTTADDNQTTVEIHVLQGEAETVMSPAVKSLGRFHLMGIPPAPRGMPQIEVAFDIDANGIVNVSAKDLATGKEQAMTITGGTSLSKEEIDRMVSDAEKFAAEDHTRRETAEARNTADQLHYQVAKFIEENPETIPAADKDELVVKNEELKKVLDDESSDAAALTAANDAVMQVYQRVGQAMVQNQQASAAAGEPTGDGSEAGAEQAEPEDDDVVEGEIVEEGGAS, encoded by the coding sequence ATGGCACGAGCAGTGGGGATCGACCTCGGCACGACGAACTCCGTGGTCGCCGTCCTGGAAGCCGGCGAGCCCGTCGTCGTTCCGAACGCGGAGGGGAGCCGCACGACCCCGTCGGTCGTCGGCTTCTCCAAGAACAACGAGATCCTGGTGGGCGAGGTCGCCAAGCGACAGGCGATCACGAACCCCGACCGCACGATCCGGTCGGTCAAGCGTCACATGGGCGACAAGGGCTGGGCGATCGACGTCGACGGCAAGGGGTGGACCGCGCAGGAGGTCAGCGCGCAGATCCTGCTGAAGCTGAAGCGCGACGCGGAGGCGTACCTCGGTGACACGGTCACCCAGGCGGTGGTCACCGTTCCGGCCTACTTCGACGACGCCCAGCGTCAGGCGACGAAGGAAGCTGGCCAGATCGCCGGCCTCGAGGTGTTGCGCATCATCAACGAGCCGACCGCGGCGGCGCTCGCCTACGGGCTGGACAAGCAGGACACCGAGCAGACGGTGCTCGTCTTCGACCTCGGCGGCGGCACGTTCGACGTCTCGCTGATGGAGATCGGCGAGGGCGTCTTCGAGGTGAAGGCCACTCACGGCGACACGCATCTCGGTGGCGACGACTGGGACCAGCGGGTGATCGACTGGCTCGTCACGGAGTTCAAGAACGCACACGGCGTCGACCTCGGCAAGGATCGCATGGCCCTCCAGCGGCTGAAGGAGGCCGCCGAGAAGGCGAAGATCGAGCTCAGCCAGGTCGCCGAGACCACGATCAACCTGCCCTTCATCACCGCGACCGCCGACGGTCCGCTGCACATGGAGCAGAAGCTCACGCGCAGCGAGTTCGAGCGCATGACGGAGGACCTGGTCGAGCGCTGCAGGACCCCGTTCGAGCAGGCGATCGCCGACTGGGGGAAGCCGGCGGAGCAGATCGACCACATCATCCTGGTCGGAGGCTCCACCCGCATGCCGATGATCCAGGAGCTGGTGAAGAAGCTCACCGGCGGCAAGGAGCCTCACAAGGGGGTGAACCCCGACGAGGTCGTCGCCGTCGGGGCCGCGATCCAGGCCGGTGTGCTGAAGGGCGACGTGAAGGACATCCTGCTCCTCGACGTGACCCCGCTGACGCTGGGCGTCGAGACCAAGGGCGGCATCTTCACGAAGCTGATCGAGCGCAACACCACGATCCCCACGCGCAAGTCCGAGATCTTCACCACCGCCGACGACAACCAGACGACGGTGGAGATCCACGTGTTGCAGGGTGAGGCGGAGACCGTGATGTCCCCGGCCGTGAAGTCGCTCGGGCGCTTCCACCTGATGGGCATCCCGCCCGCGCCTCGCGGCATGCCGCAGATCGAGGTCGCGTTCGACATCGACGCCAACGGCATCGTGAACGTGAGCGCGAAGGATCTCGCGACCGGCAAGGAACAGGCGATGACGATCACCGGCGGCACGAGTCTGTCGAAGGAGGAGATCGATCGCATGGTGTCCGACGCGGAGAAGTTCGCCGCAGAGGACCACACGCGGCGGGAGACCGCCGAGGCGCGCAACACAGCCGATCAGCTGCACTACCAGGTGGCGAAGTTCATCGAGGAGAACCCCGAGACGATCCCGGCCGCCGACAAGGACGAGCTGGTCGTGAAGAACGAGGAGCTGAAGAAGGTGCTGGACGACGAGTCGTCCGACGCCGCGGCCCTCACCGCCGCCAACGACGCGGTGATGCAGGTGTACCAGCGGGTCGGGCAGGCGATGGTCCAGAACCAGCAGGCGTCGGCCGCCGCCGGCGAGCCGACCGGTGACGGCAGTGAGGCCGGCGCCGAGCAGGCAGAACCCGAGGACGACGACGTCGTCGAGGGCGAGATCGTCGAGGAAGGAGGTGCGTCGTGA
- the dnaB gene encoding replicative DNA helicase: MARTADDVRRLPAGEGHRLPPHNLEAEASVLGAMLLSNEAVADVVEILEPDDFYRSAHGRIYTALRGLFARGEPVDIVSAAVALERGGSLEDVGGRIYLADLANEVPTPASAAYYADIVSKAALRRRLISAAADIMDRAYASTDDAEQVADDAEQRIYEVARREDREEMAVLRDLVDQAMLDLESIQTRESAYTGLPTGFIDIDNLTSGLQPGNLIVLAARPGIGKSSLAVNMARNIAVAGNSVAIFSLEMSRWEIGMRLLCAEARVPWDRIRNKRVGPNDWQAVVQAAEVLHDAPLSIVDSGNTNIVDIRAKARRMRTGKRGLSLIIVDYLQLMAHPGMGGRRPDSRQQEIAEISRSLKMLAKELEIPVIAISQLNRNPEARADKRPQLSDLRESGAIEQDADIVMFIHRDDADPEKKKLAELIVSKHRNGPTDNIPLGFEPSLTQFRNGARGQQ; this comes from the coding sequence ATGGCGCGTACGGCCGACGATGTTCGACGCCTGCCTGCGGGCGAAGGGCACCGACTGCCGCCGCACAACCTGGAGGCCGAAGCCTCGGTGCTCGGCGCGATGCTCCTGTCGAACGAGGCCGTCGCCGACGTCGTCGAGATCCTCGAACCCGACGACTTCTACCGATCGGCGCACGGGCGCATCTACACCGCCCTGCGTGGTTTGTTCGCTCGGGGGGAGCCGGTCGACATCGTCTCCGCCGCGGTCGCGCTCGAGCGGGGGGGCTCGCTCGAGGACGTGGGTGGGCGCATCTACCTGGCCGACCTGGCCAACGAGGTCCCGACTCCGGCCTCGGCCGCCTACTACGCCGACATCGTCTCCAAGGCGGCCCTGCGGCGCCGGCTGATCTCGGCCGCGGCCGACATCATGGACCGCGCCTACGCTTCGACCGATGACGCGGAGCAGGTCGCCGACGACGCCGAGCAGCGCATCTACGAGGTGGCCCGTCGCGAGGACCGCGAGGAGATGGCCGTGTTGCGCGATCTGGTCGACCAGGCGATGCTCGACCTCGAATCGATCCAGACGCGCGAGTCCGCGTACACGGGCCTGCCGACCGGGTTCATCGACATCGACAACCTCACGTCGGGACTGCAGCCGGGCAACCTGATCGTCCTCGCGGCTCGTCCGGGCATCGGCAAGAGCTCGCTCGCGGTCAACATGGCGAGGAACATCGCGGTCGCCGGCAACTCCGTCGCGATCTTCTCCTTGGAGATGTCACGCTGGGAGATCGGCATGCGTCTGCTCTGCGCCGAGGCTCGCGTGCCGTGGGACCGCATCCGGAACAAGCGTGTCGGCCCTAACGATTGGCAGGCGGTCGTGCAGGCGGCCGAGGTGCTCCATGACGCCCCGCTGTCGATCGTCGACTCGGGCAACACGAACATCGTCGACATCCGCGCGAAGGCCCGTCGCATGCGCACGGGGAAGCGGGGTCTGTCGTTGATCATCGTCGACTACCTGCAGCTGATGGCACACCCCGGCATGGGCGGACGCCGCCCCGACTCGCGCCAGCAGGAGATCGCCGAGATCAGCCGTTCCCTGAAGATGCTCGCCAAGGAGCTCGAGATCCCGGTGATCGCGATCAGCCAGCTGAACCGCAATCCGGAGGCGCGAGCCGACAAGCGCCCGCAGCTCTCCGATCTTCGCGAGTCAGGCGCGATCGAGCAGGACGCCGACATCGTGATGTTCATCCACCGCGACGACGCCGATCCCGAGAAGAAGAAGCTCGCCGAGCTGATCGTGTCGAAGCACCGCAATGGGCCGACCGACAACATCCCGCTGGGGTTCGAGCCCTCGCTCACGCAGTTCCGCAACGGCGCCCGCGGTCAGCAGTGA
- the dnaJ gene encoding molecular chaperone DnaJ, whose translation MADEVRREWFEKDYYGVLGVPKNASASEIKKAYRKLAQQFHPDTNAGNADAEDRFKEISAAYDVLGDEEKRKSYDQVREMGASGFGGFGPGGAAGQGPGGWPGGPGGAQYVNVEDIGDLFGGLFGGAGRGRGRAQARPQRGADLETDVRVSFDEAMRGTTVPVKITGPAVCQTCHGSGAAAGTSPVTCPECGGSGEIAVNQGFFSMAQPCRRCRATGRIIETPCATCKGAGSVRRTRTFQVKIPAGVKSGARIKLAGRGEPGPAGGRPGDLYVRVHVAQHELFGRRGDNLTLTLPVTFPEAALGAHVQVPTMNGPVTLKVPAGTPNGKTFRIKGKGAPRAKGGHGDLLVTTQVDVPGKLSKEQKELLRQLQQEQKESPRKALGVA comes from the coding sequence GTGGCTGACGAGGTACGCCGCGAGTGGTTCGAGAAGGACTACTACGGTGTGCTCGGCGTGCCCAAGAACGCCTCGGCCTCCGAGATCAAGAAGGCCTACCGCAAGCTCGCCCAGCAGTTCCACCCCGACACGAACGCGGGCAACGCCGATGCCGAGGACCGCTTCAAGGAGATCTCGGCCGCCTACGACGTGCTCGGCGACGAGGAGAAGCGGAAGTCCTACGACCAGGTCCGTGAGATGGGCGCCTCCGGGTTCGGTGGGTTCGGTCCCGGCGGCGCGGCGGGGCAGGGCCCGGGCGGGTGGCCAGGCGGGCCGGGCGGGGCGCAGTACGTGAACGTCGAGGACATCGGCGATCTCTTCGGCGGGCTCTTCGGCGGGGCCGGTCGTGGGCGGGGTCGTGCGCAGGCCCGGCCGCAGCGGGGTGCCGACCTCGAGACCGACGTGCGTGTCTCGTTCGACGAGGCGATGCGCGGCACGACGGTCCCTGTGAAGATCACCGGACCGGCCGTGTGCCAGACCTGCCACGGCTCGGGCGCCGCCGCGGGCACGAGCCCGGTCACCTGCCCCGAATGCGGAGGCAGCGGCGAGATCGCGGTGAACCAGGGGTTCTTCTCGATGGCCCAGCCTTGCCGGCGGTGCCGGGCGACCGGGCGCATCATCGAGACGCCGTGCGCGACGTGCAAGGGCGCCGGCTCCGTACGGCGCACCCGCACGTTCCAGGTCAAGATCCCGGCCGGCGTCAAGAGTGGGGCTCGGATCAAGCTGGCGGGGCGCGGCGAGCCCGGTCCCGCGGGTGGCAGGCCGGGCGACCTCTACGTGCGGGTGCACGTCGCACAGCACGAGCTGTTCGGGCGCCGGGGCGACAACCTCACGCTAACCCTGCCGGTGACGTTCCCCGAGGCGGCGCTCGGTGCGCACGTGCAGGTGCCCACGATGAACGGGCCGGTCACCCTGAAGGTGCCGGCTGGCACCCCCAACGGCAAGACGTTCCGCATCAAAGGGAAGGGCGCCCCGAGGGCCAAGGGGGGCCACGGCGACCTGCTGGTGACGACGCAGGTCGACGTGCCCGGCAAGCTCTCGAAGGAGCAGAAGGAGCTGTTGCGACAGCTGCAGCAGGAGCAGAAGGAGTCGCCGAGGAAGGCCCTCGGGGTGGCGTGA
- the nth gene encoding endonuclease III — MGRRSALEPWAPPSRRRIRAIAARLEKRFGPLEPPRAVDPLDELMLTVLSQHTSDVNAERAFADLRDAFPGGWREVVEAQPADVADAIRSGGLANSKAPRIQAILREVREREGGYDLARLRELPDDAVREYLISLPGIGPKTAAVVLSFALGRDAIPVDTHVHRVTKRLGLVPPRASAERADRLLHDLVPDGLRTPMHVGFIRLGREVCKAPTPRCRLCPLKDLCPTAPRYLGAPERAIGAARRGAKESG; from the coding sequence GTGGGTCGGCGGTCGGCGCTCGAGCCCTGGGCGCCGCCGAGCCGCCGCCGCATCCGGGCGATCGCCGCCCGGCTCGAGAAGCGGTTCGGCCCGCTCGAGCCGCCCCGAGCCGTCGACCCCCTCGACGAGCTCATGCTCACGGTGCTCAGCCAGCACACCAGCGACGTGAACGCCGAGCGTGCGTTCGCCGACCTCCGTGACGCGTTCCCCGGTGGCTGGCGCGAGGTCGTCGAGGCGCAGCCGGCCGACGTGGCCGACGCGATCCGCAGCGGGGGGCTCGCGAACTCGAAGGCGCCGAGGATCCAGGCGATCCTGCGCGAGGTGCGTGAACGAGAAGGTGGGTACGACCTGGCTCGACTGCGCGAGCTCCCAGATGACGCGGTTCGCGAATACCTGATCTCCCTGCCCGGCATCGGGCCCAAGACGGCGGCCGTCGTGCTGAGCTTCGCGCTCGGTCGCGACGCGATACCGGTGGACACCCATGTGCATCGCGTCACGAAGCGGCTCGGGCTGGTCCCCCCGAGGGCCAGTGCGGAGCGCGCCGACCGGCTCCTCCACGATCTGGTCCCCGACGGGCTGCGCACCCCGATGCACGTGGGATTCATCCGGCTCGGCCGGGAGGTCTGCAAGGCTCCCACGCCTCGATGCCGCCTCTGCCCGCTGAAGGACCTCTGTCCGACCGCTCCCCGGTATCTCGGGGCGCCTGAACGTGCGATCGGCGCCGCACGTCGCGGCGCCAAAGAGAGCGGGTGA
- a CDS encoding ATP-binding protein: MSVPREHARAVERVDATVPASVLSTVESLMLEERTRWAMTIHDGLTQSVTSAILELQVLRHRIETDPIGAVASLHEIEDAIRHDLSEIREVLFQLDAGSLREDPSFATFVHGLVERWKLPARITIEGDLDAVPTTVLETAHSVVGEALTNAAKHSGSKDVTVKVVAGLETLRIEVTDRGRGIAAVTDDDPHFGLRLLRTRVHEIDGSLEIESTPGRGVRVIAVLPVGGQGDS; encoded by the coding sequence ATGAGCGTTCCCCGAGAGCATGCACGCGCCGTCGAGCGCGTCGACGCGACCGTGCCGGCCTCCGTGCTGTCCACGGTCGAGTCGCTCATGCTCGAGGAGCGCACGCGGTGGGCGATGACGATCCACGACGGCCTGACCCAGTCCGTCACGAGCGCGATCTTGGAGCTGCAGGTGCTCCGTCACCGCATCGAGACCGACCCGATAGGGGCGGTCGCATCGCTCCACGAGATCGAGGACGCGATCCGCCACGACCTGAGCGAGATCCGCGAGGTCCTCTTCCAGCTCGACGCCGGCTCGCTGCGCGAGGACCCGTCGTTCGCGACGTTCGTGCACGGGCTCGTCGAGCGCTGGAAGCTGCCGGCCCGCATCACGATCGAGGGCGACCTCGACGCCGTGCCGACCACCGTGCTCGAGACCGCGCACAGCGTCGTGGGGGAGGCGCTCACCAATGCGGCCAAGCATTCCGGATCCAAGGACGTCACCGTGAAGGTCGTCGCCGGCCTGGAGACGCTGCGGATCGAGGTCACCGACCGCGGTCGAGGCATCGCGGCCGTGACCGACGACGACCCCCACTTCGGGCTTCGACTGCTTCGCACCCGTGTACACGAGATCGACGGCTCGCTCGAGATCGAGTCGACCCCCGGACGCGGCGTCCGCGTGATCGCCGTGCTCCCCGTCGGAGGGCAAGGAGACAGCTGA
- a CDS encoding helix-turn-helix transcriptional regulator, with the protein MAGQQRNLDERAVFIISVAAELAGVHPQTLRIYERKGLLRPQRTSGNTRRYSQADIDRLLAIQELTDEGVNLAGVKRILELRAEVDRLHRQVDEVRSQLAHRRAIAMPGRRSGEIVPLRSVFPAPWETGQ; encoded by the coding sequence ATGGCCGGCCAGCAGCGGAACCTCGACGAGCGCGCCGTCTTCATCATCAGCGTGGCGGCCGAGCTCGCCGGCGTGCACCCGCAGACCCTGCGGATCTACGAACGCAAGGGCCTACTGCGCCCCCAGCGCACGTCGGGCAACACACGGCGCTACTCGCAGGCCGACATCGACCGGCTGCTCGCGATCCAGGAGCTCACCGACGAGGGTGTGAACCTCGCCGGGGTGAAGCGCATCTTGGAGCTCCGCGCCGAGGTCGACCGGTTGCACCGCCAGGTCGACGAAGTGCGATCGCAGCTCGCTCATCGCCGGGCGATCGCGATGCCCGGCCGCCGCTCCGGGGAGATCGTGCCCCTGCGGAGCGTGTTCCCGGCCCCGTGGGAGACCGGGCAGTGA
- a CDS encoding Hsp20/alpha crystallin family protein — MLTRWDPFRDLKGAEAEFDRMVGQAFSKNAWVPALDIRETEDRFEVTIDLPGMSSDDVEVTFEDGTLAIRGQREFSREDDEGQYHRIERSYGSFARSVRLPRVADPERIEASFDNGVLTVLVPKREEAKARTIEVTAK; from the coding sequence ATGCTCACCAGATGGGATCCGTTCCGCGATCTCAAGGGTGCGGAAGCCGAGTTCGACCGCATGGTCGGCCAGGCGTTCTCGAAGAACGCCTGGGTTCCGGCGCTCGACATCCGTGAGACCGAAGACCGCTTCGAGGTGACGATCGATCTTCCGGGCATGAGCTCGGACGACGTCGAGGTCACGTTCGAGGACGGCACGCTGGCGATCCGCGGCCAGCGTGAGTTCTCCCGCGAGGATGACGAGGGTCAGTACCACCGCATCGAGCGCAGCTACGGTTCGTTCGCGCGGTCGGTGCGGCTGCCGCGCGTGGCCGACCCGGAGCGCATCGAGGCGTCGTTCGACAACGGCGTGTTGACCGTGCTCGTGCCGAAGCGGGAAGAGGCCAAAGCACGCACGATCGAGGTCACGGCCAAGTGA
- the dcd gene encoding dCTP deaminase — MILSDRTIREEIDAGRIVIDPFDERCIQPSSIDLHVDAQFRVFANNRYPYIDVKQEQPDLTELVETKPDEAFILHPGEFVLGSTLERVALPNDLVARLEGKSSLGRLGLLIHSTAGYVDPGWDGYLTLELSNVANLPITLYPGMKIGQISFFRLSTEAATPYGSAGNKYQGQRGPTPSRFFRDFG, encoded by the coding sequence ATGATCCTGTCCGATCGCACGATCCGCGAGGAGATCGACGCCGGACGCATCGTGATCGACCCGTTCGACGAGCGATGCATCCAGCCGTCGTCGATCGACCTGCACGTCGACGCACAGTTCCGGGTGTTCGCGAACAACCGATACCCCTACATCGACGTGAAGCAGGAACAGCCGGACCTCACGGAGCTCGTGGAGACGAAGCCCGACGAGGCCTTCATCCTGCACCCCGGGGAATTCGTGCTGGGGTCGACGCTGGAGCGCGTCGCTCTCCCGAACGACCTCGTGGCGCGGCTCGAGGGCAAGTCATCGCTCGGGCGGCTCGGCCTGCTGATCCATTCGACGGCGGGGTACGTCGACCCCGGGTGGGACGGCTACCTCACGCTCGAGCTGAGCAACGTGGCGAACCTGCCGATCACCCTGTACCCGGGCATGAAGATCGGCCAGATCAGCTTCTTCCGGCTCTCGACCGAGGCCGCGACCCCCTACGGCTCGGCCGGCAACAAGTACCAGGGGCAGCGCGGCCCCACGCCGAGCCGCTTCTTCCGCGACTTCGGTTAG
- a CDS encoding response regulator transcription factor, with translation MRIMVVDDHALVRRGMSYVVKEGFPEADVVEAESSAVALEVLHGGTKVDLALVDVRMPDLDGLELLRAIKAEWDELPVIMLSTYENAPYVKRALADGASGYLLKDATPEDLSQAINVAMSGSGNVLSPRVIQNLFDEQQGGGASDGARRNEYSLTQRENDILAQLAEGRSNREIAQSLFLSEKTVKAHLAAIFRKLGVTNRTQAAMMAVQMGVGPIPGALAVND, from the coding sequence ATGAGGATCATGGTCGTGGATGACCACGCGCTCGTGCGCCGTGGCATGAGCTACGTGGTGAAGGAAGGCTTCCCCGAGGCCGACGTCGTCGAGGCCGAGAGCTCGGCGGTCGCCCTCGAGGTGCTGCACGGCGGTACGAAGGTCGACCTCGCGCTCGTCGACGTGCGCATGCCGGACCTCGACGGCCTCGAGTTGCTCCGCGCGATCAAGGCCGAATGGGACGAGTTGCCGGTGATCATGCTCTCGACCTACGAGAACGCGCCGTACGTGAAGCGCGCGCTGGCCGACGGCGCATCCGGATACCTCCTGAAGGACGCCACGCCCGAGGACCTGTCGCAGGCGATCAACGTCGCGATGTCCGGCAGCGGCAACGTCCTCAGCCCCCGCGTGATCCAGAACCTGTTCGACGAGCAGCAGGGCGGCGGCGCGAGCGATGGCGCGCGGCGAAACGAGTACAGCCTGACCCAGCGCGAGAACGACATCCTGGCGCAGCTCGCCGAAGGCCGGTCGAACCGTGAGATCGCGCAGTCGCTGTTCCTGTCGGAGAAGACGGTCAAGGCGCACCTGGCCGCGATCTTCCGCAAGCTCGGGGTCACGAACCGCACCCAGGCGGCGATGATGGCCGTGCAGATGGGCGTGGGCCCGATCCCCGGCGCCCTCGCGGTGAACGACTAG
- the rplI gene encoding 50S ribosomal protein L9: MKVVLQKPVDKLGDPGDVVEVADGYARNYLIPRSIAVKAHKGAAQQTENLRRAHERRQYARKGEYEAIASRLISGGPIRVTARAGDEGKLFGSVTAEHVADAIAAQHEGVTVDRRDVHLDEPIRSIGTHEVRVHLFHQVDPVVTVEVVHEG, translated from the coding sequence CTCGGAGACCCCGGAGACGTGGTCGAGGTTGCCGACGGCTACGCACGCAACTACCTGATCCCGCGGTCGATCGCCGTGAAGGCCCACAAGGGGGCGGCCCAGCAGACGGAGAACCTGCGGCGCGCCCACGAGCGACGCCAGTACGCCCGTAAGGGCGAGTACGAGGCGATCGCGTCGAGGCTGATCTCTGGCGGTCCGATCCGGGTGACGGCCCGTGCGGGCGACGAGGGCAAGCTCTTCGGCTCGGTCACGGCCGAGCACGTGGCCGACGCGATCGCCGCGCAGCACGAAGGCGTCACGGTCGACCGACGCGACGTGCACCTCGACGAGCCGATCCGATCGATCGGCACGCACGAGGTCCGGGTCCACCTGTTCCATCAGGTCGACCCGGTCGTGACCGTGGAGGTCGTACACGAGGGCTGA
- the trpD gene encoding anthranilate phosphoribosyltransferase, with amino-acid sequence MSDPGPETDPDFWPHALTRLVRREDLDADEAAEAMRQIMAGEATPGQVGGFLMALRTKGESADEVEGLARTMLGFANPVQTPAPAVDVVGTGGDRSGTFNISTVSAIVAAGAGVLVAKHGNRAASSHCGSADVLEALGVTIDLDAAGAERCLAEAGIAFLFAPMFHPAMAHAGPVRRELRVPTVFNFLGPLTNPARPFAQAVGCSDARMLPLMAEVLARRGTRAVLFRGEDGLDELTTSGPSTVYTVRGGSVTEGRLDPTALGFAPATVDDLRGGDADASAAIVRWVLAGEVGPKRDVVLLNAGAALEVAGRAQTLADGIELAAETIDSGAATAALDRWVEVSGNG; translated from the coding sequence ATGAGCGACCCGGGCCCCGAGACCGATCCGGACTTCTGGCCGCACGCGCTCACGCGACTCGTGCGGCGCGAGGACCTCGACGCCGACGAGGCCGCCGAGGCGATGCGTCAGATCATGGCCGGAGAGGCGACGCCGGGTCAGGTCGGCGGCTTCCTGATGGCGCTGCGCACCAAGGGAGAATCCGCGGACGAGGTCGAGGGGCTCGCTCGCACGATGCTGGGCTTCGCGAACCCCGTGCAGACGCCCGCGCCGGCCGTGGACGTCGTCGGAACCGGCGGCGACCGCAGCGGCACGTTCAACATCTCCACGGTGAGCGCGATCGTGGCGGCGGGCGCGGGTGTGCTTGTCGCCAAGCACGGGAACCGCGCCGCGAGCTCGCACTGCGGGTCGGCGGACGTGCTTGAGGCGCTCGGCGTCACGATCGACCTCGACGCGGCCGGCGCCGAGCGGTGTCTCGCCGAGGCCGGCATCGCGTTCCTGTTCGCGCCGATGTTCCACCCGGCGATGGCCCACGCCGGGCCGGTCCGCCGCGAGCTGCGCGTGCCGACCGTGTTCAACTTCCTCGGACCGCTCACGAACCCAGCCCGGCCCTTCGCACAAGCGGTGGGATGCTCCGACGCCCGCATGCTGCCGCTGATGGCCGAGGTGTTGGCCCGGCGCGGGACGCGGGCCGTGCTCTTCCGGGGGGAGGACGGGCTCGACGAGCTCACCACGTCGGGTCCCTCGACCGTCTACACGGTCCGCGGCGGCTCGGTGACCGAGGGCAGGCTCGACCCGACCGCGCTCGGCTTCGCTCCGGCCACGGTCGATGATCTGCGGGGCGGCGACGCCGACGCGTCGGCCGCGATCGTTCGGTGGGTGTTGGCCGGGGAGGTCGGACCCAAGCGCGATGTCGTGCTCCTGAACGCCGGTGCGGCGCTCGAGGTCGCCGGACGTGCCCAGACGCTCGCCGATGGCATCGAGCTCGCGGCCGAGACGATCGATTCGGGGGCAGCCACCGCCGCCCTGGACCGCTGGGTCGAGGTGAGCGGGAACGGGTAG
- a CDS encoding nucleotide exchange factor GrpE, with protein MTDERERDEEQPRVRVTDRRRFANLRDDEGAPATPAGAVLGAEAEPAGTAPESTDEAAEVAGDLQAAQGEAQQYLDHLRRLQAEFDNYRKRVLKEQTDLAELGAMPVARRLLEVLDDFELALMSATDQPDFDRFLKGVELVYAKLVDALKAEGLERMQAEGTAFDPELHEALMQTGDGEGDPVVADVLRPGYTLKGRVLRPAGVRVERAD; from the coding sequence GTGACCGACGAGCGCGAACGGGACGAGGAACAGCCGCGGGTCCGCGTCACGGACCGTCGGCGGTTCGCGAACCTGCGCGACGACGAGGGCGCCCCGGCCACGCCGGCCGGGGCCGTCCTCGGCGCCGAGGCCGAGCCCGCTGGCACGGCGCCGGAGTCCACCGATGAAGCTGCCGAGGTGGCCGGCGATCTGCAGGCCGCCCAGGGCGAGGCGCAGCAGTACCTGGATCACCTGCGCCGGCTGCAGGCCGAGTTCGACAACTACCGTAAGCGGGTTCTGAAGGAGCAGACCGATCTGGCGGAGCTGGGCGCGATGCCCGTGGCCCGGCGGCTGCTGGAGGTTCTCGACGACTTCGAGCTCGCGCTGATGTCGGCGACCGACCAGCCTGACTTCGACCGGTTCCTCAAAGGTGTCGAGCTCGTGTACGCGAAGCTCGTGGACGCTCTGAAGGCCGAGGGCCTCGAGCGCATGCAGGCCGAGGGCACGGCTTTCGATCCCGAACTGCACGAAGCGCTGATGCAGACGGGGGACGGCGAGGGCGACCCGGTCGTTGCCGACGTGCTTCGGCCCGGGTACACGCTGAAAGGCCGCGTACTGCGGCCGGCCGGGGTGCGTGTGGAGCGCGCGGACTGA